One region of candidate division KSB1 bacterium genomic DNA includes:
- a CDS encoding superoxide dismutase family protein: protein MKWNFGKIGSILPAVALAFTCHVGMTIAQEHPQEHPKEHPRMKIAKAVAVLNPTQGNKAQGVVTFTQEEGGVRVVAKLTGVPKGAHGFHIHEFGDCSAPDATSAGGHFNPTGMVHAGPTAEKRHIGDLGNITADDKGNATLDYVDKHLTMSGAHSIIGYAVILHANPDDFTTQPTGNAGGRIACGVIGVAKQ from the coding sequence ATGAAATGGAATTTTGGCAAAATTGGTTCGATTCTTCCGGCTGTTGCTTTGGCGTTTACCTGCCATGTCGGAATGACCATTGCACAAGAACATCCGCAAGAGCATCCCAAAGAACATCCGAGGATGAAGATCGCGAAAGCCGTGGCGGTGTTAAACCCGACGCAAGGCAATAAGGCGCAGGGTGTGGTGACCTTTACGCAGGAAGAAGGCGGCGTTCGTGTCGTTGCCAAGCTCACCGGCGTGCCCAAGGGCGCTCACGGTTTTCATATTCATGAGTTCGGGGATTGCAGCGCGCCGGATGCAACCTCCGCCGGCGGGCATTTTAATCCGACCGGCATGGTTCACGCCGGCCCGACGGCCGAGAAACGCCATATCGGCGATTTGGGGAATATTACCGCTGATGACAAAGGTAACGCCACGCTGGATTACGTCGACAAACATCTGACGATGAGCGGCGCCCACTCGATCATCGGCTACGCGGTTATCCTGCACGCCAATCCCGACGACTTTACCACGCAACCGACCGGCAACGCCGGCGGCCGCATCGCCTGCGGCGTGAT